In Struthio camelus isolate bStrCam1 chromosome 13, bStrCam1.hap1, whole genome shotgun sequence, the following are encoded in one genomic region:
- the LOC138069149 gene encoding protocadherin alpha-2-like, with protein sequence MGVWVRAVLRLLVLQAAWALGGGPVRYSVPEEAKGGTVVGRLAQDLGLEAGELEARRLRLVAKGRRASVEVSGASGALVVSSRLDREELCGKSAPCALRLEVLVERPLRVFHVELEVTDINDNAPLFPADRKNLSVAESLTLPGSRFPLEGASDADVGANAQLSYTLSPSEHFTLEVKSKDEKKTSVALVLKKALDRESMAVHRLLVTASDGGRPSLSGTMELVISVLDVNDNAPEFNQSVYKVQLPENSPPATVILQLTATDKDEGTNQEISYAFSDTTSAKVKDLFRIDAKSGELTTVGKVDFEDVDSYDLEIEAKDRGTPPLSGHCSVLLEVVDVNDNAPEVWVTSLSVPVPEDAAVGTVVALLSVSDRDSGANGRVRCAVWPAAPFGLVATFEGSYSLVLREALDRERVAEYEVEVRAEDGGAPALRGSRGLRVPVSDVNDNAPAFAQAVYTVLARENNAAGAELARLWARDPDEAGNGRVRYSVAEGAGGASWRSASRYVSVEAESGRLWALQPFDYEEVQVLQFEVRAVDAGEPALCGNATVQLFVVDENDNAPALLPPAGGGAGPWAGGAAGSRPGPASPASLWAWAAWGAPAGQVVAKIRAVDADSGYNAWLRYELREPRGKGPFRVGLYSGEVSTARALEEADGARQTLVIVVRDHGEPARSTTATLSVSLGEGAAGAAAGAVGAGSSVPGPRRAAGGEGGAEAAVAVAATTNVWLVVAICAVSSLFLLAVVLYGASRWAPRAAVLSGPGPATLVCASEVGSWSYSQRQSRSLCVADGAGKSDLMVFSPNLPPPAGPAPKETPPDPPALLDTVSGTSFSTPSPLRVSRHLFLPSCLCLSAAPLAAGLGPRASAPAGGRYSSGLCSLAVDSALLGGRLRWPLLSDVRGAACASRRSLTSGAWGLGRIPCVKVFPSDLPGTLSRERVAFRFWERSCGRVFSSRVAVGACRRFCSCWGCAAGALPFSDMISREP encoded by the coding sequence ATGGGCGTGTGGGTGCGGGCGGTGCTGcggctgctggtgctgcaggcGGCCTGGGCGCTGGGCGGCGGTCCGGTGCGCTACTCGGTGCCGGAGGAGGCGAAGGGCGGCACGGTGGTGGGTCGGCTGGCGCAGGACCTGGGCCTGGAGGCGGGCGAGCTGGAGGCGCGCCGGCTGCGGCTGGTGGCGAAGGGCCGGCGGGCGAgcgtggaggtgagcggggcgagcggggcgctgGTGGTGAGCTCGCGGCTGGAccgggaggagctgtgcgggaagAGCGCGCCGTGCGCCCTGcgcctggaggtgctggtggaGCGGCCGCTGCGCGTCTTTCACGTGGAGCTGGAGGTCACCGACATCAACGACAACGCCCCGCTCTTCCCCGCCGACCGCAAAAACCTCAGCGTCGCGGAGTCCTTAACGCTGCCGGGCTCCCGCTTTCCGCTGGAGGGCGCGTCGGATGCCGATGTCGGCGCCAACGCGCAGCTCTCCTACACCCTCAGCCCGAGCGAGCATTTCACCTTAGAAGTGAAATCCAAAGACGAAAAGAAAACATCCGTAGCGCTCGTTTTAAAGAAAGCGCTGGACCGGGAGTCGATGGCTGTGCACCGCTTGCTGGTGACGGCGAGTGACGGGGGCAGACCGTCGCTGTCGGGGACGATGGAGCTGGTGATCTCGGTGCTGGatgtgaacgacaacgcgcccgaGTTCAACCAGTCGGTGTATAAAGTGCAGTTGCCCGAGAATTCGCCCCCGGCAACGGTGATTCTGCAGCTAACGGCGACAGACAAGGACGAAGGAACTAATCAGGAAATATCTTACGCCTTTAGCGACACCACTTCTGCCAAAGTGAAGGATTTGTTTCGGATAGACGCGAAATCAGGGGAACTGACTACCGTAGGGAAGGTAGACTTTGAGGACGTTGACTCGTATGACCTGGAGATCGAAGCGAAAGACAGGGGTACGCCTCCGTTATCGGGGCACTGCAGCGTGTTGTTGGAGGTGgtggacgtgaacgacaacgcgccggagGTGTGGGTGACGTCGCtgtcggtgccggtgccggagGACGCGGCGGTGGGGACGGTGGTGGCGCTGCTGAGCGTGTCGGACCGGGACTCGGGGGCGAACGGGCGGGTGCGGTGCGCGGTGTGGCCGGCGGCGCCGTTCGGGCTGGTGGCGACGTTCGAGGGCTCGTACTCGCTGGTGCTGCGGGAGGCGCTGGACCGGGAGCGGGTGGCGGAGTACGAGGTGGAGGTGCGGGCGGAGgacggcggggcgccggcgctgcgcggcagccgcgggctgcgggTGCCGGTGtcggacgtgaacgacaacgcgccggcgtTCGCGCAGGCCGTGTACACGGTGCTGGCGCGGGAGAACaacgcggcgggcgcggagctggCGCGGCTGTGGGCGCGGGACCCGGACGAGGCGGGCAACGGGCGCGTGAGGTACTCGGTggcggagggcgcggggggcgcgtcGTGGCGCTCGGCGTCGCGGTACGTGTCGGTGGAGGCGGAGAGCGGGCGGCTGTGGGCGCTGCAGCCCTTCGACTACGAGGAGGTGCAGGTGCTGCAGTTCGAGGTGCGGGCGGTGGACGCGGGGGAGCCGGCGCTGTGCGGCAACGCCACGGTGCAGCTCTTCGTGGTGGacgagaacgacaacgcgccggcgctgctgccgcctgcgggcggcggcgcggggccgtgggctggcggcgcggcggggtcgcggccggggccggcgtcgCCGGCGTCGCTGTGGGCGTGGGCGGcgtggggggcgccggcggggcaggtGGTGGCGAAGATCCGTGCGGTGGACGCGGACTCGGGCTACAACGCGTGGCTGCGCTACGAGCTGCGCGAGCCGCGGGGCAAGGGCCCGTTCCGCGTGGGGCTGTACAGCGGCGAGGTGAGCACGGCGCGGGCGCTGGAGGAGGCGGACGGCGCGCGGCAGACGCTGGTCATCGTGGTGCGCGACCACGGCGAGCCGGCGCGCTCGACCACGGCCACGCTGAGCGTGTCGCTGGGcgagggcgcggcgggggcggcggcgggggcggtgggCGCGGGCTCgtcggtgccggggccgcggcgggcggcgggcggcgagggcggcgcggaagcggcggtggcggtggcggcgacgACGAACGTGTGGCTGGTGGTGGCCATCTGCGCGGTGTCGAGCCTGTTCCTGCTGGCGGTGGTGCTGTACGGGGCGTCGCggtgggcgccgcgggcggccgtgCTGTCGGGGCCCGGGCCGGCGACGCTGGTGTGCGCCAGCGAAGTGGGCAGCTGGTCGTACTCGCAGCGCCAGAGCCGGAGCCTGTGCGTGGCGGACGGCGCGGGCAAGAGCGACCTCATGGTTTTCAGCCCCAActtgccgccgcccgccggccccgcgccgaagGAGACGCCGCCGGATCCGCCCGCCCTCCTGGACAcggtcagtggcacttccttttcTACCCCTTCTCCCCTCCGGGTCTCCCGacacctctttctcccttcttgcctctgcctttCGGCAGCGCCTCTCGCAGCCGGCCTCGGGCCTCGGGCCTCGGCACCTGCGGGTGGCCGGTACTCGTCAGGTCTTTGCTCTCTGGCTGTTGACAGCGCTCTCCTTGGTGGCCGCCTTCGCTGGCCGCTGCTCTCAGACGTCCGAGGTGCTGCGTGCGCTTCGAGACGTAGTCTGACTTCTGGAGCCTGGGGGTTGGGCAGGATCCCTTGTGTGAAGGTCTTCCCTAGCGATCTCCCCGGAACGCTTTCTCGGGAGCGTGTCGCCTTCCGTTTCTGGGAGCGGAGTTGCGGGAGGGTCTTCTCGTCACGTGTGGCAGTGGGAGCTTGCAGGCGGTTCTGCAGCTGTTGGGGTTGTGCTGCTGGAGCCTTACCCTTCTCAGACATGATTTCCAgagagccctga